TCAAATAGAAGTTTCCATTCAACACAGTACTTCTGTAAAATctccaatggtgacaaagtggagatgccatggcttatgtactcaaaaccccagaatgctgcatcatgtttttgttgcaaactcttccagtttAATGTTCCAggcacattgggttctacaggaacaaaggaacgaaaaaatctggctagaaatctgacaggccatgagaaggcagcaaatcaccagaaagcattccataggtggaaagagcttgagctAGGTACTTTTGGTAATCCCacaaggtgcctaaatacctttaaaatctggtcctaagGGCCATAGTCACAAAGTGACTTAGGTGTCTAATTTacattttaggcacctaaatccaatgTTTAAATGGCACTGCCCcattcagctgctgcctaatctTATTGGTTTTGAAACTTACCCAGCACCTACATTTTCGCTGTAAATGCTTCTTAGGCAGCTAACTTTGTGCCTCTGGACTTGTACACAGATACCTCAGGCAGATGCCTGGATGCCTATCTCACACTGAAGTCCAGTGGGAACCACAAACCAGGAGATAGACACACTTTGGGCACATCTGCCAGATTGGGGCCTCTTCAAGAGCCTACTAGAGAAGGTGACGCCTACCTtccaacttttagcccagtggccTAGCCCAGAATGTGAAAGATCCCATTTCAAGTCCCCTCTCTAGATAGACGTAGAGACATACTGAAGTTCCATTGGGTTGATAATCTATAATAATCTActctagtggttctcaaccaaggtcatttgtacccctgggggtactcagaggtcttccagggggtactcaactcatctagatcagtgtttctcaacctggggctTGCAGTCCTAAAGATGATCATAGGATGGATTTAGAAGAGTCACaaatgcagggctggcattaggaggTGGGAAGTAggacaattgcctggggccccatgccataGCTAAGTTACATGCTCCATCTCCAGGAGGGATGATTTGGGATTCAGACAAGGTTCActagtgaaaaacaggctcaagtatcacactgaaatgtaagtacaatatttctattccaattgatttattttataattatatggtataaatgaaaagtaagcaatttttcagtaacagtatactgtgacacttttatatttttatgactgattttgtaaccaaatagattttaagtgaggtaaaactgaGGGtattcaagacaaatcagactcctgaaaggggtacagtcatctggaaaggttgagaacccctgatctcaTCTAACCTCCCGTATACACAATCTATACATTTGTCTCCTCAGAAGATAGATTGAAATATGCCTTTTAGAAGGATGTCTCAACTTGTTTTAAAACCTCCATACAAGGGTAAGTCCATCACCTCCAATCAGCAGTACATAGACAGTTAAATAGACAGATCAAGAGAAACAGTCTGAAATTGTCGTGTGAAAGAGAGAGGCCaaattctgtgaggtgctgagcatgttcaaatcccagtgacttcagagTGAGAGACTGCATCTAATTTCAGTGAAAGGTGGGTATGACCTGTCCCAATCACACATGATGTCTCATGGATTTAATCAGAATGGCTCAATGAGAAAGGACTAATATGGGAGAAGATTTCTAGGACCTTCCCTCATGAGTATGCAAGGCATGCTCCATTTCATTTTGCCCTGCACACCATTATCTTGCAATCTCTGAATTCTTTTGGGAAAGGAACAACTGCACCTACATTCCCACTCTAAAGTCCAGGAAGGTCTCCCAGTTCCCCATCCATTGCCCCTTTGGGGTAgacacccatctctctctcttcctcctgaccagggtatttccTGCTGTGACAGGACaccagggtgcaacctggaactggggtgccACTGAGCCTTCTGTCTCACCAGCCTGGACTCCCTCTTACACTGTGCTGTTGTGACAAGATGCAGACCACCCCTGGTCCTGTACTCACACAAACCTTACACAGCTGCAGTTATATGAGGACTTCTCCCCAGATCCCCAggctaggaccccagagctgtaccatcttgccAGGTCAAAGGCCTTTCTCTGCATCAATTTATTACCCAGCCCACCCTTCCCTCAAAGTGGACAGGACAATGCACCATTttttgttcctgagcagattCCCCGAGCACTTCTAGAAAAACACACTGTTTTGGGTTAAAAATATAAACCAAATGTATTAAttatagaaagatagattttaagtgattataagtaacgAGCAcagagatcaaagcagattaattaagaaaaaacaaaaatacaatctAAATCTTATTAACTAGACAGAATTTGAATCAAGAGTGTCTCACCCTGTTAGATATCAAAAATAGTCCACCAAGCTTTCTTCTTTCCCACCTGGGATCTCCTTCCCCcgttcagtctttgttctttaGGTATTTCCAGGTGTTGTGTTTTAGGGGGAGTGAGGCACTGTGATtatgtcacttcccccttttatagcttaTACCATGTGGGGGGAACTTCATTGCCCCAAACAAAGCCCCCAGAGCAGTTTCTTCAAAAGTACAGGCACCAAAAAGAACTCCAATATTTGCATGATTTAGTCACATGTCCTCGCATGCTTCAAATAGTCTtagcagccattacccatatttTGGCTGAAGTGTCCACAGGAAAGCTTATCAGGTCAGGCTAAGATTTTCCCATGGCCCATTGCTTTTGTTGATGGCCCATTCAACTTGAATAGGACATTCACAATGTGCTAACTAGACTGGATGTAAAGTACCTTGTGGATATTACCACAGGAGCAAGAActtttgaaatacaggtacagagtcaatattcataacttcagatacaaatatGATACACActtacaaataggataatcatattcagcaaaccataacctttccagtgacaCCTCACATAACTTATTTTTACAAGATGTATCATAATTATTTCATAATCATATcactatgatgaatatggggtgcagaGTGTCACACCTTGCtgcctgcctacactgtgatatccccagcacaAGACTGTCTGCCTATGCAGGCctgttttgctttctcttctgAGATGGGGCACAGTGGAATGACCACAGTTAACTTATCACACAGATCTTTAGAAGCAAGCTCATTTGtttttaaggtgaaagcattgcaGAAAAAACATTAAACCAATAAAAGGACCTAAACACATGCTAACCAGCTTATGAGAGTCCAGCCTACCTATCTCAAGGGTTCTGAGAGGTGATTAGACATTCCAAATCCAATCATGTTTTCCTTTGATTTCAGGTTCATAACACcttttgctcagaacaagaaccCCCATGGATCTGTGAGTCctttatacagtgctttgaagagaCTGTGAATAGGTAATCAGCCAGACAACAGGTCCCCTTACCAGCAAAATCTTCAAGCAACTTCCTTTTGCATAGGGAAAATGgcttaattttaaaagttcacattGTTTGAAGTTCCTAACATTTCCCAAGATTTACATGAGCCAAGTCTCCTAGAGAAGTCACTTACAATACCACAACAACACataaacaattgcatttttatacaatggagttactcttaattcaataaagtttatccAGGAAACTGCAAGTGGTTGCCCTCTGTCATACAAGCATTTTCTTGATAGCTCTTCTCAGGGCCTCCTTGACCTCTTTGTTTCTCAGACTATATATGAAGGGATTGGCCATAGGAGTTAGGACAGTATAGAAGACAGAGAACAATTTGTTCAGGTCTCTCATGGTATTGGTTCTTGGTAACAGGTACACAATGATCAGGGTCCCATAGAAAATTGTAACCACCatgaggtgagaggagcaggtggaaaaagCTTTTTGTCTCCCAGTGCTGGAAGGGATTCTCAGAATGGTGATGATGATGCAAGTATAGGATGCCAGGGTTAATACAAACGGGGGCAGAGTAAATAAGGATGAGAATATGAATGTCACAAGTTCCATCAAGTGGCTGTCACTACAGGAGAGTTTTATCACCGGGGTgaagtcacaaaagaaatggtcaatttcaCTGGGGCAGCAGAATTTTAATTGTGACATTAAGGATATGATTATAGCAATTGCTACAAAGCCATTAATCCAAGACCCTGCCACTAGGTAGAAGCAGAACCTTCCACTCATATGGTCTGCATAATGCAATGGTTTGCATATTGCTAAATATCGATCATAAGACATCATCGACAAGAGACAACACTCTGAACCCaccagagaagcaaagaaataaaaCTGTACAATGCAACCACGGAGAGAAATGGTTCTGTCCCCGGTCAGGATACTGGCCAGCATcctgggcaggatggtggagCTATAACAGGTCTCCAAGAAGGACAAGGTTGCCAGGAAAAAGTACATAGGGGTGTGAAGGTGTTGATCAGTGACAACTAGCATAATGATGAGGATGTTCCCAGCCATGGTCACAATGTAGATCACTAGAAACAGCAGGAAAAGGTGGGTTTGCAGTTCAGGAAGATTCCCGAATTCCAGGAGGATGAATTCTGTGATGGATGTTTGGTTTCCCTGATCTGTGTTCACCATGGGTTTAACTAGAGGGAATTGAACAAATATGATATCAGAGTGATAAACTTGTCTTCTAGTAGAATGGCACTTAAATGCCATTAATATTTACATACCCACCAGCCTAAATGTTGAATCAAGACACCTTTCCTGGATAACATTGAGAGGCCTGCTGTCTCTGTTGGAGTCATCCAACCTCCTCCTTGCAGTACCCTGAAAAGGTCTGTTGATTATTGCAACAGCAAACCTTATCACTGAGGTCAGACATCTCTAAATCTAGGGaaatttttcactaaaaaatgAGCATCTGggtcaattgaaatattttgtaaattcGTATCAAATTCACCAAATCGTTTCAGTCAAAAACAGACAGAAAATTCCaaaatactgaaatgttttgttctcatatttttgaaagaaaaccTGAATTTTTCTGTTcagaatgactttttgttttaaattgcatttcaATGTTATTCTTAAAAGGTAAAAAATACCCAAAAAACTCGAAAATAATACACAAGGTATCATGGAGGGTCAAGCAAAACTTTTTGTgtgacccaaaatattttttgttttgacttttccgGTTGGCcagaaaaccaaaaaatcagttgttcACACACTCTATACAGATCTTATCCACATTTAGGGTTGTGTTACATCCCAACGACAATGCACAATTGTGGGGGTCAGGAAAGTTGAAGTTAATTCTTGATTCTATGTGATACTGAGCAATCAATCCTGCTCTCAGCCCCTCAATTACCTCCtgtgtaaaatgaagataattgtACTGACCCACTTTATGAAGTGTTCTAAGGAGATTGGGACTGTGTCATGCTGTGCATTTAACATCACATAGAGCCAAAGCATTTAAGGGGGAGTCTCACCTCCTCTGTAGCACAGGCCATCAACACCACTCAGCACCTGCACACCTAAACCCAAAAACCGAAATGGGACCAAAGTATCATTGCCCACAGGAGACAGTGCCTGAGGCCCCCACAATGGCAGAGAAATATTAAGCGTGATACACCCACATAATCCTgacaagtgacccacacccacatgctgcagaggaaggtgaaatacTTGGAGGAAAAATTCCATCTAGACCCGgaacatgtgagcaagaaccaagCAGACGCCTCCAAGGCCCAGCGctccccatccagtgtcccatctccagccctggccatcccagtgcttcagagaaacaagattaaaaaataaaatcagaacacATTGgacaggatggggggagggataccctccctgagccctgcagctggctggtaaaaccctgaagcatgagcttttagtaACATAAGACATCAACCAGAAGTGAGCTCCAGGGCTGCTAAGACCTGTGCCTCAGCATCCCAAGCAGTCCTATCACACCATTGCACTCACAAAGCAAGACTGGCTGCAGTGGCCCTGGTCATGAAGCTATTTAACATGAGGAAATGTATCACGATTCTTCCTACAGAAATTAGAAAGAAGACACATAAAGGAGAAACAGTTTGTGCAAGGTCACAGAGGAGGTCAGTAGAGAATCAAGATTAGAACCCACAGTTTTTGCATCCTGAACCACAGGCCCACCAGTTCTCTTATTATGCTAGAGTTAGACCGTGGACAGCTTTCTGCATACACTCAGAAATGAATCTAAACCCACTTTCCCTGTCACAACTGGTTATTACCATTATTGATTTCTAACAGATTCCATGGGATTTGACCCAGGCTCTAACACTCAGGGTTATTTCCTATTCCTGATGGTATATCTTGGTTTCAAATTCAAGCCCAGGTACGGGTTTGAATGGTAATGATTGGATAGGCACACCCCTGCCTCAGTAAGAACTCCTGCCACGTCCAATGTAGCTGGCACAGATTCAGAAGAAGCCCAGAGTGTCCTACATACATCTGCCACACCCTGCCAAGTGTAGGGTCTTAAAAAGCACATAACATTACTGTACCTCTGTCATCAGACTAGGCACCAGCCTGAGGGCAAAATAACCATGCATTGGGTATAGGAGATAACGTGTCTTGTGATGCCTTCTGATGTCTCTAAATCTGATATAAAATATTCGCTTACCTCAGAGGTAAATATATGGCAAGTTTGAGTCTCTGATATGCCCTCTTCATGAGAAGTTCAGGGATCAGGAGATGGgtccttctttctgtcttctccaTGCATGTCTTACATTTCAATAAATAGCCCTGGTTGTTCTCGGCAAAGTGCACTGGATTTACTGCCTTGCTTGGTGCTTTTTTGTCATATGTCTATTCCCACAAAGTGAATGTCTCTTCTGCGTCATTGTACATCATTGAGAGGAGAATGTGAATCTCCCTGGGTGCCTCTGCTGATTGACATGGTAAATTAATGAGAAGGGAAAGTTAATAGCATATTTATTCTTCGACCAGAGGAATAAGGGTGTTAAATAGAGTCAGACTTTGAACCTAACAGGGAAATTGATGAAGAGAGGAGAATGGCTTACCTGAAAGGAAATGCCTTTCTTTAGCAAGGATATTAGACATAGAAATTAAACTACTAGGTGAGGTCACTGTTCTTTCTAGTCCAGAAGGAAGGAGAAGTTACCCAATGGGACCCAAACATTCACAAAAGAAATTCAAAAACGGTACAACAAGCAACACACTCAAAAAAACACATGGAAAGAGAAcactgagaaaaaaagaaagaataaaaatgcagaaaatttgCAACATACAATAACTTAGAATTCAGGGAAAAATGGACAAAACCGTTAAGAATTACTCTTTTTTTCTATCTATCTAATtagatcatagaatataagggacctcaagaggtcattgagtccaaacccctgctcaagcaggaccaatccatagaaagatttttaccccagtttgcTACATGGCCCCTTTaaggttgaactcacaaccctgagtttagcagatcaaagctcaaaccactgagatatccctcccccTGTACTCATAGTATCTGAGAgctcaaggtgctttacaaacaagaaAGTGTGGCGGGAATTAAGCCTCTCAAAATGACATAACCAGTACAAGTCCATGCAACAGGTCAAAGTGACAGTTTAGACCCCTCGCTTTCTGCGAtgtcacctgatgtactggggtttcactgagccaCTCCtgatccaccagcctgggttccttctccctgttttgctgaattaggctctctggcctcttgcagcacacacacaaaggtaggaccacacccagctgcagacacagactgaagtcagctctgtgtgagaggattcacccagcactcacgtgcacacCCCGTTTGGGGAATAAACCTAAAATAATAGGACTGTATTGCGCTGtttagaaagatctgcacagttcAAGCTCATAAAAAATTGccttctccctcaatgtgaagagaaatatgcacaacttcttgccctcccagttagaaattgcacaaactgagtttcataataaagaaaacaaatttattaactttaaaaggcagattttaaatgattataagggatagcaaacacaacaaaacagattactgagcaaataaaagaaaacatgcaTACTAAGCTTAATATTTTAAAGActctggtttcaagaagtaatttctcaccctaaatgttattttaggcaagttgcagagtttaGGCAAGTAGCTTAGAGTTCTAGTTATTTCTTTTTACAGACTGGACTCCTGTCTGagtctggactcacccctgcttTTCCCTTCAGGTTAGTTCCTTTGTCCCTTCAGGTACATTCATACATCTTTCTTCTTGGGTAGGCAATGGAGACAAGCCAAGATTAACCCTCTCCCCAGCTTTAAAGAGGATTTACCTAAGGCAGGAAACCTTTGTTTGATCCCCATCCCTGTACAGACGAAAAGtacagcagtgtccaaggtggtattttgtaTCAGATGATCTTACCACCTGATCTTGCAGTGTCAAAATTACTATGAAACCAGGTTTATTCGcaatgtccacaggaaggaaATCCAGGCAGATGGGAGATCCACTTCTTCAAAGATTCATTGTCTTTTCTAATGGCCCCTTAAGGCTGATTTATTACTGGCTTGTGGGCTTTTCCCAAGTATACACACAGATGTAATTATTACATAGTCGATatgcctaactttagatacagaaatggtaAACGCATACAAAttagataatcacattcagtaaatcataactttgccaatatcttacatgagccatcttgcataaaatacgtATTAgatatgccatattcatatcataacaatatctctCTGAAGAATATGGAGCATCGTGTCAGGGTTGttggttcttcactgaatccctgcccaAGATGACTGCTAAAAATACCTAAGACTGATCTGGGGAAGAAGGCTAGAACCCAGGCTAGAAGATGTATGGCCTGTAAAAGGAATACCTGGAGTTCTAAGTTGCAAGCAAGAGCAGTTTGTCTTCAACAAACTCTTCaacctgcttaaaacaacatttaaggtGAGAAACTGGTGCTTGTAACCAGTTTCCTTAGTGTATTAAGTTTAGTTTCCATgtatcctttgtagttaataaagttattttcatcttctctaaaccagtgtgtgcaattcataactggggtcaaaaagctgtgcatatctttctccATATTCAGAGAGGGGGTGATTTTCAttagcttacactgtacagttctctTTGCAatgcaagacaatacaattttgtgTTTGCACCGCAGAGAGAGTGTGCACTTGATtgctgggcaattccttagctgattcttcccatgcagagctgatttcagtgtctgtgtctttctacACCTGGGCGTATTCTTACCCCTAtgtgtgctagaggaggcttgaGGACCTGGCTCAACATAACGAGGCAagggagtccaggctggtggaacgggcgggctcagtggtacccccagtacatcaggtgacaCCCCAGAGTGGGGCAGCAGCACATCACAATTCCCCCCCTGAATTACTCTGAAGACCCAATTTATCTTATAGATACAATAATTCTTGTAGCAGGTCTTCCCACAGACTTAAGCTGTTTGGTGAAGTTGGAAGCTGAATGTTTTGGTTACAAAGTATTGTTTGAAAAAGAAACAGTCTTCAGTGTTGTTCTTCTGATGCTCCATTCCCACACTAGCTTTCACTTACCatgttaaaataaagttaaaggtTTACTCTTCTCTCATCCACCTTTGTGTAAATCAGGCACTCCAATGAATTCTCGTCTCATTCATCTCCATGTAGATTTGGAGTAACGCTTATTTAGGTCAGTGGGACTCATTCTACATACATATGCTCACTGCTGTGTTAATCAGGAGAAGCGCACTGGGGACAATGGATTCTCTTTTCATATAAACTAgggttaattattttttcttgtaccttcctctgactCTTTGTCTGATACCCACCTCTTGAACTCTCACCATAGGGCCCTCACATAGAGAGTAGGATTCCGTGACTGTAACTTTAAAGAGAGGCAGTTTCCTTCAAGTCCCCCAAAAAGGGAACTGAAGAGATGGAAAATAATCCAAGAGACTGCTGCTCAGTGAAGCGCCGGAGATGGGTCCTTTCCACTCACCCCACTGCAAATCAGTagcaactccactgaactcaGAGCACCTGATTTTCCTCTCCTTTAATCCCACATAAACAGAAGTAAATCAATATGGCTAATTATCTTTTTACTCACTCCAGGGTAAACCAggagtaacaccactgaaatcaaaatggGCATCTTTAATCTTGAGAAAATTCTCTGACCTGTGCAATACAGAATGTCAGAGTAGGTGGTCATAATGGCTCCTTCTGTCCTTAGAAATTGGTGAATTCTTCTTTAGCAGTTGTGTTGCTAGTTGTACAACTTGAGGCCTCAACTGTGTCCTAGGCTAGGTCTACACAATGaaattactccaattttacagaagtcaatttttgggaacatagaatcatacaatatcagggttggaagggacctcaggaggtcatctagtccaaccccctgctcaaagcaggaccagttcccaactaaatcatcccagccagggctttgtcaagcctgaccttaaaaacctttaaggaaggagattccacctccaccctagataacccattccagtgcttcaccaccctcctagtgaaaaagtttttcctaatatccaacctaaacctc
The window above is part of the Chelonoidis abingdonii isolate Lonesome George chromosome 14, CheloAbing_2.0, whole genome shotgun sequence genome. Proteins encoded here:
- the LOC116830098 gene encoding olfactory receptor 5AP2-like, yielding MVNTDQGNQTSITEFILLEFGNLPELQTHLFLLFLVIYIVTMAGNILIIMLVVTDQHLHTPMYFFLATLSFLETCYSSTILPRMLASILTGDRTISLRGCIVQFYFFASLVGSECCLLSMMSYDRYLAICKPLHYADHMSGRFCFYLVAGSWINGFVAIAIIISLMSQLKFCCPSEIDHFFCDFTPVIKLSCSDSHLMELVTFIFSSLFTLPPFVLTLASYTCIIITILRIPSSTGRQKAFSTCSSHLMVVTIFYGTLIIVYLLPRTNTMRDLNKLFSVFYTVLTPMANPFIYSLRNKEVKEALRRAIKKMLV